The DNA sequence GCCAGTACAAGCAAAACACATCATGAAAATACAGGGCTTACGGCCGAGCTGTGTCGGGCCTACTCTTAAAAAATGTTACTAGAACAAGACACGACTCATATTTTTTTGTAGCACAGTACAACACAacccattttttaaaaaacacaaataaatatGAGTGAAACCAGTACACCAATTCTTGATTAGACTAGAAAGAACAAAAGATCACGGATACATGCATACGTAATCGTGTACCTATATATATTcattgtaaataatttttttaaataacaaattatattaatttgttttacTAAATTACTTACAATTATTAAATCTCATACATGCTAATGAAACTATATATGAAATTCAtcacaaataattaataataaataaaaatctaaaacatgtaaaatttatttttatatacaatCAAAGCTTGGTCAATTATTAGTACGTGTCTAGTAAAGAAAGCAATAAAAAAGCCGGCATagttaaaaattcaaattatacatatatttatataaactcCACTCATGATATCATCATTCATGAATGACTAAATGAATTCTTTATTCATGTTAATAATTATACATATCCAAACATTCATATGAttgatttatattatttgtCTATATATAGGTACGTACATGCATCTAGTTTAGATTTTTATTAGTTATAACACAAAATTAGTACAAAATTAAGTAAGAAACGATACCACCATGGAGGTGAAACACCAACAACAAGTGTTATTATTATTGAGTGTATCATcaacattattattaataaataatgatCACTTAATATTAGCTAGTAATAATATTACTCTTCAAGGCTGCCCTGAAACCTGTGGCTCAGTAAAAATACCTTACCCTTTTGGAACCAAACAAGGTTGTTATTACAACAAAAAGTTCCTCCTCAACTGCAAACAAACAAATCCTTCCCACTCCCCAAAACTTTTCTTCCCCAATAGTACGTTTTCCAATATTCTCCATATTTCAATCCAACCCAGCGAAATCCTTGTCAAGGGAAAAGTTTCTCGAGATTGTTACGACAAGAGTGGAAAACTTATTGATAAACAAAGCAAGCTTAGGTCTCGTATGTGGACCGAGTCTAATAATATGTTTCCTTTGAGTACGAGGAACAAGTTCATAGGCGTTGGATGCGATACGGTGGCAATCATCGGTGTCAGAGAAGGGAGCTACATGGCGGGGTGTGTGGCCTCATGTTACGATATAAACGACGTCGTAAATGGTTCTTGTAGTGGAATTGGATGTTGTGAGACTGATATCCCACCTGGGGTTTCTAATGTCGTTACGTTTGTTCAGAGCTTAAACAACGGTAACTCCACAAATCATAGTTTGGTTCACCACTTTAATCCCTGCGGTTATTCTTTTGTGGCGGAAAATGGTTCTTACAACTTTACCACGGTTGATTTGAAGGATTtgatgaaaaagaagaagaagtttcCGAGGATGGTGTTGGACTGGGCTGTTGGGAATTTGACTTGTGAAGAGGGCAAGCTCGTGAATAATCGGAGTGGCAATGGGTATGCATGCGTAGCTGAATATAGTGAATGTGTTAACTCAACTAATGGGTCTGGATATCAGTGTAAATGCTTAAATGGATATGAAGGAAACCCTTATCTACACCATGGATGCCAAGGTACGTAAGAATGATCAGAAATGCTAAATATGCATATATCATTAATATTGGTGTATTAATTAAGTATTTGgttttacttattttaatttaataataattattataagaaAGTAATAAAGCTCGTCATCACTTCATATATGATTAATTAAGAATTAAGAAGAGTACCAGTGCACCACAACAAGTGAGACCTAatatatatgatttttatttttcttaaatataatttttattttttttggaaaatgggtttttatgtacaaaatataacatatatttaaatctaaaatttaagGGCTCATTAATTAGGGAATCTAGTGATCTAGTCACACGGTGGGTCAAATTTGACTATGTCCATAAACTATAAATAATAACtccttcaaaataaataaataaataaataaactataattaaaatatattagatagctacattgattttatatggctataataaaataaaagtattgTTAGGTTTCAGTActacttaatattttttagacgtggatattttttaaaaattattatattaaattacatgTGATTTAATTGTTAGTTAGACCAATAGTAATATTGACACATAAAAAAGTACTAGACACCTTTTAAATATCACCACGTACTACTGAtaccaaataataatattcaaataaataatatagatataattttaagaggatttttttatttttacattcaaaataattttttttttatagttttaccAAAAATCTACAtagcaacttaaattgcaattAAAATTCACATAACAACCTATATAAAAACTACCAGATTAACCACTTGAAtaattgtaaattaaaaaaataatatatgagataatttcactaattttaattattatttatttaattatgaatATGCAGATATAAACGAGTGTGAGAGATTTTATAATATATGCAAGGAAAGGCAGTGTAAAAACGGGGGAGGGACATATAACTGCTCTTGTCCCCATGGATATACTTCTACTTCTACACTACTCCTCAACGGTACTGAAATATTCCGATGCCATCCTACCTATCATTTTGTGGCAAAACTTTCTCTCGCCTTGGGTACGTAATTATATATAGGCAACTAGCGTTTAAACTAgctactttagaaactcaaaccgtaaatttaaaaaaaaaataaaaaaaataataatatataaaataatttcccaTATATATAGATTACAATCTAACTcattaagaaaattacatagTACTCTCTCATTTTGAGTAtgcttataatatatatgatgatGCATGTGTGTTATGACTTGGTAGTTTAATTGTTTTGTGATGGTTACAAAATACTCATCATGATTATTTAACATGAAAGGAATAGATGAAtattgaaataattattaaaatattattaatacttGCGATTAGTTTGATCCTCATAAAATATGTCTGTTCTACATTTTTGAATTGGTCTTAGACCATCTACAATatagaagataaaataaattgatctATATTTGGCATAAAATAtgattttgtaatatttttgtatcaatttttattattatgctccaatatataattatgtattttgatataaaatttaatatattatttaatgctcatctaatactttataaaaaatataaaataataataataatataaaggtaaatataaaatttaatagtaaagtaataatatttaaaaaatcatatttaatgTAAATTAGCATACTAACTAaactgaaataataaaatattaaaaattgcataatagtaaatataaaaatatagcatttattgTGATAAATTTTGCATCATATTATATTATGATGTAAATTTGGATCACTTTTGATTATATGATATTTTTGCATCATAATTTAGCAAGTAaacttttaataaaataaattattttttgcatTTGCATAACCAAAAAAACTATGCAGGTATATGCACAGGCTTTTTGATACTGGTTGTAGGGAGCTCTTGGATTTATTGGGGAGCCAAAAAGAGAAAGCTTATCTTACTCAAACAAAAATTCTTTCAACAAAATGGTGGGTTTTTGTTACAACAACAACTCGTATCAAACCATTTATTAGGCGCAGAGACTGCAGTAGCAAAAATTTTCACAGCTAATGAGCTTGAAAAGGCCACTAATAACTTCGATCAAAGTAGAATTATTGGTCAAGGAAGCTACGGAACAGTATACAAAGGTGTATTAACAGATAACAAAATGATAGCTATCAAGAAGTCAAAAATTGGGGATCAAAGCCAAATCGAACAATTCATCAATGAGGTCATTGTGCTTACTCAAATCAACCATCGAAATGTGGTCAAATTATTGGGATGTTGTTTGGAGACAGAAGTTCCTCTATTGGTTTATGAGTTTATAACAAATGGTACACTTTATGAACATTTACATAACACTTTAGGCCAACACTCTTCAATACTATCATGGGAAATGCGTCTAAAAATTGCTATAGAAACTGCGGGTGCAATTGCGTATTTGCACTCTTCAACTTCGATTTCAATCATACATAGAGATATTAAGACTGCAAATATTTTGATAGATGACAATTACATAGCAAAAGTATCAGATTTTGGAGCTTCGAGACTAGTTCCTATTGATAAAACACAATTAACTACTTTAGTACAAGGGACGTTAGGTTATTTAGATCCAGAATATTTTCACACTAGTCAGTTGACTGAAAAGAGCGATGTTTATAGTTTTGGAGTAGTTTTGGCCGAACTCTTAACTGGAGAAAAGGCACTTTCATTTGATAGGTCAGAAAATGAACGAAACCTAGCGTTGTACTTCATTTCTTCGATGGAAGAAGATGATTTGCTTCGAATTCTCGACCATAATTTGATTACTAGTGTTGAGGATaatatggaaaaaataaaagtgatggcTAATGT is a window from the Cannabis sativa cultivar Pink pepper isolate KNU-18-1 chromosome 1, ASM2916894v1, whole genome shotgun sequence genome containing:
- the LOC115704649 gene encoding wall-associated receptor kinase 2-like — its product is MEVKHQQQVLLLLSVSSTLLLINNDHLILASNNITLQGCPETCGSVKIPYPFGTKQGCYYNKKFLLNCKQTNPSHSPKLFFPNSTFSNILHISIQPSEILVKGKVSRDCYDKSGKLIDKQSKLRSRMWTESNNMFPLSTRNKFIGVGCDTVAIIGVREGSYMAGCVASCYDINDVVNGSCSGIGCCETDIPPGVSNVVTFVQSLNNGNSTNHSLVHHFNPCGYSFVAENGSYNFTTVDLKDLMKKKKKFPRMVLDWAVGNLTCEEGKLVNNRSGNGYACVAEYSECVNSTNGSGYQCKCLNGYEGNPYLHHGCQDINECERFYNICKERQCKNGGGTYNCSCPHGYTSTSTLLLNGTEIFRCHPTYHFVAKLSLALGICTGFLILVVGSSWIYWGAKKRKLILLKQKFFQQNGGFLLQQQLVSNHLLGAETAVAKIFTANELEKATNNFDQSRIIGQGSYGTVYKGVLTDNKMIAIKKSKIGDQSQIEQFINEVIVLTQINHRNVVKLLGCCLETEVPLLVYEFITNGTLYEHLHNTLGQHSSILSWEMRLKIAIETAGAIAYLHSSTSISIIHRDIKTANILIDDNYIAKVSDFGASRLVPIDKTQLTTLVQGTLGYLDPEYFHTSQLTEKSDVYSFGVVLAELLTGEKALSFDRSENERNLALYFISSMEEDDLLRILDHNLITSVEDNMEKIKVMANVAKGCLRVRGEERPTMKEVASELEGLIERELHPWGEEDLNVEETEYLLESSGLCNMGTTEIFNVCNIYGGSFSNISVARMESLSNEIYLESYGDGR